In Streptomyces sp. P9-A4, the genomic window GTCGCCCTTCACGTCGTCGTACGCCCCGCAGGCACCGGCGGCCAGCACGACGAACGCGGCGGGCCCGCTCCCGGTGCCGACCGCGGCCCCGAGGGCCACGGCGGGCCCGGCGCACAGATCGACCGTCCGCCCGGCGTAGTTCACCCGCGTCCAGCGCCCGCACCCGGACACCTGCCCGCCGGGCGCTTCGGACACCCGCCCGCGCAGCCCCTCATACACCACCCTGCTCACCCCGGCGGCCCGGACGAAGGCGGCGATCCGCCCGCCCGTCCCCCGGGCCGTGCCCGCGGGCCTCACCCGTCCGCCCGAGCCGTGGCGAGCAGCTCCTCCGCGTGGGCCCTGGCCGTCTCGGAGTCCTCCTGGCCGGCGAGCATCCGGGAGAGTTCCCGTACCCGCTCCTCGCCCTCGAGGACGGTCACGCCGGACCGGGTCACGGACCCGTCGTTGGTCTTCTCCACGAGCAGCTGCCGGTCCGCGAAGGCCGCGACCTGCGGAAGGTGGGTGACGACCACGACCTGCGCGGACCTGGCGAGCTTGGCGAGCCGGCGGCCGATCTCGACGGCCGCCTTGCCGCCGACACCCGCGTCGACCTCGTCGAAGAGATACGTCGGCACGGGATCGACCCCGGCGAAGACGACCTCCACGGCGAGCATCACCCGGGACAGCTCACCGCCGGACGCGCCCTTGGCGATGGGCCGGGGCGGGGCGCCGGGGTGCGGGGCGAGCAGCAGCTCGACCTCGTCGGCCCCGGACGGGCCGTAGGCGACCCGGCGTCCGCCGACCTCGACCCCCTCGGGGTCCTCGGTCTGCGCGATGGCGAAGGACACGCGCGCGTGCGGCATGGCGAGCGAGGCGAGTTCGGCGGTGACCGCGTCGGCGAACCGGGCGGCGGTCTCCGTGCGCGCGTCGGTGAGCCGCTGCGCGAGCACCGAAAGCTCGTCCCGCAGCCGGTCGCGCTCGGCGGTGAGTTCCTCGACGCGGTCGTCGTCGCCGTCCAGCTCGCCGAGCCGGTCCGCGCTCTCCTCGGCCCAGACGAGGACGGTGGCGATGTCCTCGCCGTACTTCCGGGTCAGCTGCGTGAGCAGGGCGCGCCGCTCCTCCACGGCGGCGAGCCGCAGCGGGTCGGCGTCGAGGTTGTCGGCGTATCCGGCGAGTTCGGTGGCCACGTCACCGAGCAGGATGGAGATCTCCCCCATCCGGTCGGCGAGCGCGGCGAGCGCCGGGTCGTGGGACCGTACGGCCTCCAGGGCCCGCCCCGCGCCCGCGACGAGCGTCGTGGCGTCGACGGACTCGGGGTCCTCGGGAACGCCCGCGAGCGCGGCGTGCGCCAGCGCGGCGGCGGAGGCCAGGGCCTCGGCGTGCCCGAGCCGCTCCGCCTCGGCGGCGAGTTCGGTGTCCTCCCCGGCGCGCGGGGCGACGGCCTCGATCTCACCGAGCCCGAACCGCAGCAGATCGGCCTCCTGGGCCCGCTCCCGGGCCCGGGTGGTGATCTCGTCGAGTTCCCCGGTGATCGCGCGGAGCCGCCGGTAGGCCTCGCCGTAGGCGGCGAGCGGTCCGGAGACGGCCCCGCCCGCGTACCGGTCGAGCGCGCCGCGCTGCCGGGCGGGCTTGAGCAGGCCCTGCTGGTCGGTCTGGCCGTGGACGGCGACGAGTTCGTCGGCGAGTTCGGCGAGCAGCCCGACGGGCACCGAGCGCCCGCCGAGGTGGGCCCGTGAGCGCCCTTCGGCGGAGACGGTACGGCTGACGAGCAGCACCCCGTCGTCCAGCTCCGCCCCGGCCTCCTCGGCGCGTACGGCGGCGGGCGCGCCCGGGGGCACGCTGATCCGCCCCTCGACGACGGCCGAGGCCGCGCCGATCCGCACCAGGGCCGGGTCGGCACGTCCACCGAGCAGCAGCCCGAGGCTGGTCACCACCATGGTCTTGCCCGCACCGGTCTCACCGGTCACCGCGGTGAAGCCGGGCGACAGCTCGACCACCGCGTCGTCGATGACCCCGAGCGACCGTATCCGCATCTCCTCCAGCACGCCCCAGACCATACGAGGTTTCCCTGCCGCGACGCGACATCACCCCCGGGCGTAACCCTCCGGCGCGCCGATCGTTCCGGACCCCGGGAGGCGGAGGCACACCCCGCACGGAGGGGCCTCGGCCCGCCCCGTACGGAGGGATCTCAGCGGGCCCCGCCGCGCCACCCCGACACGGGCAGCGCGAACTTGGCGACGAGCCGGTCCGTGAAGGAGGCGTGGTGCAGCCGGGCGAGCCGGACCGGGACGGCGCCCCGGCGCACCTCGACCCGCGCTCCGGCCGGGAGTTCCACCGTCCGCCGCCCGTCGCACCAGAGCACCCCGTGCGGGGTGTGGGGTTCGACCTCGACGGCGAGCACCGATTCGGGAGTGGTGATCAGCGGCTTGGCGAAGAGGGCGTGGGCCCCGATCGGGACCATGAGCAGCGCCTCGACCTCGGGCCAGACGACCGGGCCGCCCGCCGAGAAGGCGTAGGCGGTGGAGCCGGTCGGTGTCGCGCAGATCACCCCGTCGCAGCCGAAGCCGGTCACGGGGCGCCCGTCGATCGCGAGGACGACCTCCAGCATCCGTTCGGGGGACACCTTCTGCACGGCCGCCTCGTTGAGCGCCCAGTCCCGGTGCAGGACGTCGCCGTTCTCGTACACGACGACGTCGAGGGTCATCCGCTCCTCGACCTCGTACGCCTTGGTCACGACCCTGTCGACGACCTTGTCCAGGTCGTCGCGCTCGGCCTCCGCGAGGAAGCCGACCCGGCCGAGGTTGACGCCGAGCATCGGCACGCCGGAGGCGCGGGAGAACTCCGCGCCGCGCAGCAGGGTGCCGTCGCCGCCGAGGACGACGAGGAGTTCACAGCCGTCGAGGGCGTCGGAGCAGGCCTCCGGCACCTTCTCGACGGACGGCGGCAGCGGCAGGTCCGCCGCCTCGGCCTCCAGGACACGGACGCCGATGCCACAGCGCAGCAGCCCGAGGACCACCAGTTCGGCGCTGCGCACGGCGGCCGGCCGGCCGGTGTGCGCGAGCAGGAATACGGTACGTGGTGCGGTCTCTGGTGCTGTTGCCGTTGAGCTCAACGAGGTCCTTCCGCCACGGCGCGGTCGACATCCGCCGGATCCAGCGCGGGCGCGCCTGCCCGCAGCCACAGAAAGTACTCGACGTTGCCGGAGGGGCCGGGCAGCGGGCTCGCGGTGACGCCCAGGACACCGAGCCCGAGTTCGGCGGCCCGCCGGGCCACGTTCTTCACGGCGTCCGCGCGGAGTTCGGTGCTCCGGACGACTCCGCCGGTGCCGAGCCGCTCCTTGCCCACCTCGAACTGCGGCTTCACCATGAGGACGAGGTCGGCGCCGGGCGCCGTACAGGCCGTGAGGGCGGGCAGGACGAGGCCCAGCGGGATGAAGGACAGATCGCCGACGACCAGGTCGACGGGGACGCCGTCGATCGCTTCGACCGTCAACTCGCGTACGTTCGTACGGTCCTTCACGGTGACCCGCTCGTCGCTCTGGAGCGACCAGGCGAGCTGCCCGTAGCCGACGTCGACGGCGACGACATGGGCGGCGCCCGCGCGCAGCAGGACGTCGGTGAAGCCGCCGGTGGAGGCTCCGGCGTCCAGGGCCCGCCGGCCCTCGACCTTCAGCCCGAGCGGGACGAAGGCGGCGAAGGCCCCGGCGAGCTTGTGGCCGCCGCGCGAGACGTAGTCGGGGTCCGAGTCGTCCGGGACCACGACGATGGCCGCGGCGGTCTCGACCTGGGTGGCGGGCTTGGTGGCGACGGTCTTGCCGACGGTCACCCGGCCCGCGGCGATCAGCTGACTGGCGTGCTCGCGCGAGCGCGCGAGCTTGCGCCGGACCAGCTCGGCGTCGAGACGGCGGCGTGCCACTCCTGCCACGTTCGGTTCAGCTCCTGTTTTCGTGCGGACGGGGGGCGGGATGCGCGTCGAGCGAGGTCAGCTCGGCGCGCAGTCCTCGGTGTACATCCTCGTACACCTCCAGGTGTCCGTCCGCCGGGAGGTCGTCCACCTCGGCGAGACGTGCCAGGTGGGCGTCGATGCCGGGATGCCCGGTGGGCTGCCGCTCGACCCCGAGCGGGGCGGCCCCGGCGGGCTCGTGGGCGTCCCGCGGGGCCACCGCGTCCGCCGGCTCCGGTACGGGCTCCGCGTCCTCGGGCTGGGGCGTCGCGTCGTTCATGGCCACGACGCTACCGTGAACCCCTGGGGTACGGTCGACGGCGATGGCGACGATCACGGAGTGCCGCGGCGCACTCGAGAAGCTCTCGGACAACCTCGCGCGGGCGGACGGCGACGTGCGGGGGGCGGCCGCGCTCGACCGCACGCTGAGCTGCCACGTCACGGACCTGGACAGCACGTTCACGGGCCGCCTCGCGGACGGCCGGATCCACGTCGAGTCCACGGTGGAGGGCCCGCCGAGGTCCAGGGCCCAGATCCGGCTGGCGATGACCGGCGACGACCTGGTGGCGATGGTGGGCGGCGAGCTGAACTTCGCGAAGGCCTGGGCATCGGGCCGGGTGAAGCTGGAGGCGGGCTTCCGCGACCTGCTGCGTCTCCGCTCCCTGCTCTAGGGTCCTGTCGTCGAACTCCCGAGAGCGCGTGCCAGGCGTCGTGGGGCAGGCGGGAGTCCGACGACCGGCCCCAGCGGGCGTACGACCCCGCCGGCGGGTGCCGAAGCCCTCACTTCCGCAGCGCGGGCTCCTGCACCACCGGCCCCTGCGCCTGCCCCACCGGCTCCGACGCCCCCTCGGGCCTCGGCGCCCGTGCCTTGCGCCCCGCCGGTACGACCAGCGGCGTCCCCGTCTCGGGGTCGTCGATGACCTGGCAGCGCAGCCCGAAGACCCGCTCGACCAGCTCGGCGGTCACGACCTCGGCCGGCGGGCCCTCGGCGACCACCTCGCCGTCGCGGACGGCGATGAGGTGGGTCGCGTACCGGGCCGCGTGGTTGAGGTCGTGCAGGACGGCGACGAGCGTCCGCCCCTGGGTCTCGTGCAGCTCGGCGCACAGGTCGAGGACGTCGATCTGGTGCTGGATGTCGAGGTAGGTCGTCGGCTCGTCGAGCAGCAGCAGCGGGGTCTGCTGGGCGAGCGCCATGGCGATCCAGACGCGCTGGCGCTGACCGCCGGACAGCTCGTCCACGTACCGCCCGGCCAGTTCGGCGACGCCGGTCGCCTCCATCGACTCCCGGGTGATCCGCTCGTCCTCCGGGGACCACTGCCGCAGCAGTCCCTGGTGCGGGTAGCGGCCGCGGGCGACGAGGTCGGCGACGGTGATGCCGTCGGGCGCGACGGAGGTCTGCGGCAGCAGGCCGAGGGTCTTGGCGACCTTCTTCGCGGGCAGCGAGTGGATCGACCGCCCGTCGAGCAGGACGCGCCCCCGGGTGGGCTTCAGCATCCGGGAGAGGGCCCGCAGCAGGGTGGACTTGCCGCAGGCGTTCGGCCCGACGATGACGGTGAACGAGTGGTCGGGGATCTCGACGGACAGCTCACGGGCGATGACCCGCTGCTCGTACGCGAGGGTGACCGATTCCGCGCTCAGGCGCTGCTGCCGACCGTCCATGCCCGTACTCCCGTATGCCCCTCAGCCCCAATGAAGTTAGGTTAGCCTACCCAACTTACAGCCCGATTCGTGCCAGCGCCTTCCCCGCGTCCGCCGTACCCCCGGCATCGGCCGCCGACCAGGCGGCCCCGCAGAGCGCCCGCACCCCGTCCATCACGTCCGCGCCGGCCGCCTCCGCGCCGTCGAGGACCAGCTCGCCCCCGCTCACCGAAGCGCGCCACCCGCCGCACACGAACCCGCCGTCCCCGTCGGCGACGACCTCCGGCTGCGCCACGAGCAGCCCCCGCAGATCGGCCCCCACATACGTCGGCCGGTGCTCCGGCACGGCCCTCAGCAGCTGCGGCACGTCCGTCACCCCGGTCAGCACGAGCAGCGAGTCGACCCCGCCGTTGAACGCGCCCTCGATGTCGGTGTCCAGCCGGTCCCCGACCACCAGCGGCCGTCGGGCACCGGTCCGCAGCACCGTCTCCCGGTGCATCGGCGGCAGCGGCTTCCCCGCCACCTTCGGCTCCACCCGGCCGCCCGTGGCGATCCGTACGACCTCCACCGCCGCCCCGTTCCCCGGCCCGATCCCCCGCGCACCGGGAATCGTCAGGTCCGTGTTCGAGGCGTACCAGGGCAGCCCCCGCGCCACCGCGTAGCTCGCCTCCGCGAACCGCGCCCAGGGCATGTCGGGCCCGCCGTACCCCTGGACGACCGCCACCGGGCCGTCATCCGCCGAGTCCACCGGCACGAGCCCCCGCTCGCGCAGCGCGACCCGCAGCCCCTCGCCGCCGATGACGAGCACCCGGGAGCCCGCCGGCACGTCGTCGGCGATCAGCCGGGCCACCGCCTGCGCCGAGGTGATGACGTCCCCGGCCTCGGCCGGAACGCCCAGCTCCGTGAGGTGCTCGGCGACCGCGTCCGGCGTCCGCAGCGCGTTGTTGGTGACGTACGCCAGGTGCATCCCGCCGGCCCGTGCCGTCCCGAGCGCGTCGACGGCGTGCGGCACCGCCTCCCCGCCCGCGTACACGACACCGTCCAGGTCGAGGAGGGCCGTGTCGTACGCCTCGCTCAGCGGCAGCGCGCTGCCTCCCGGCCGATTCCCGCCGACGTCCTGCTGTCCCTGGCCGTCCCGCACCGTCACCGCGCACTCCTCGTTTCACCGGGTGGAAATCCCCCGCTCCCCCGATCATCGCTCATGCCCGTCCCCCACATACGATGACGAGATGAACACCTCAGGTCACGCGGCCGCCGACGTCCGCGACGACGCCGCAGGGCTGCGCCTGGCCCCGTTCCGTGGACTCCGATACGTCCCCGAGCGGGTCGGCAGCCTCGCCGCCGTGACGTCTCCCCCCTATGACGTCGTCGTCCGACCTGACGGACTTCTCCATCTCGAATCGGCCGACCCCCACAACATCGTCCGGCTGATCCTCCCGCAGGCGATCACCGCCGGCACCCGCCACCGCAAGGCCGCCGTCACCCTCGACCGCTGGCTCGCGGACGGCGTCCTCGCCCCCGACCCCGAACCCGCGCTCTATGTGTACGAGCAGCACGGCGACGGCATCCTCCAGCGCGGCGTCATCGGCGCCCTGGAGCTCTCGACCCCGACCGACGGCGTGGTCCTCCCGCACGAGGACGTCATGCCGCACGTCGTCGAGGACCGGGCCGCCCTGATGCGGACCACCGCCGCCAACCTCGAACCCCTGCTCCTCACCTATGTCGGGCGGGAGTCCAGTGGCGCGGACGAGGTCATCGAGCGGGCCGTCCAGGGCGAACCGCTGCTCTCCACCACCACGGAGGACGGCTTCCACCACCGGCTGTGGGCGGTGACCGACCCGGCCGAGCAGGCCGTCGTCGCCACCGAGCTCCGCCACCACCAGGCACTGATCGCCGACGGCCACCACCGCTGGGCGACCTACCTCCGCCTCCGCGACGAGCACGCCTCGCCGGGCCCCTGGAACCACGGCCTGGTCCTCCTCATCGACACCGCTCGCTACCCGCTGCGGGTCCGCGCCATCCACCGTCTCCTCAACCGGCTGCCGGTCGCCGACGCCCTCGCGGCCCTGGGCGACTCCTTCCGGGTACGCCGGATCGAGGGCGCGCTGCCGGACGCCCTGGCCGCTCTGGAAGCCGCCACGGCCGAGGGGAACGCCTTCCTCCTCGCGGGCGACGGCACCTTCCACCTCGTCGACCGCCCGGACCCCGCCCTGCTCGACCGCACGATCCGCGCGGACCGCCCGGAGGCCTGGCGCACCCTGGACGCGACGGTGCTGCACTCCACGCTCCTGGAGCACGTCTGGGGCATCCCGGACGCCCCCGAGGACATCGCCTACATCCACGACACGCAGGCGGCGGTGGCTCAGGCGGAGCGTCGCGGCGGTACGGCGGTCCTGATGCACCCGGTACGCGAGGAGGTCGTACGGGACCTCGCCCGCCAGGGCGTCACGATGCCCCGCAAGTCGACCAGCTTCGGCCCGAAGCCCGCGACGGGCCTGGTCCTGAGAAGCCTCGCGCTGGACTGAACGACCCCACGCAACGAAAAAGGGCGGCACCCCCGGAGGGGTGCCGCCCTTCATCACTTACGGACCGCGTCAGGCCTTGTCGCCGGCGCTGTCGTCCCGCACGTCCTCGTCGAGGTCGTCGTCGAGGATGTCGTCATCCTCGTCGTCCTCGTCGTCGTCCAGGTCGACGATGTCGTCCGGGGCCTCCTCGGACTCCTCCTCCGACTCGTCGAACGCGTCGACGAACTCGACTCCGTCCATCTCGGCGAGCCGGTCCGAGGCGTCCGTGGCCCCGTCCTTGTCGGACTCCAGAGCCTTGGCGAACCACTCGCGCGCCTCGGTCTCACGGCCGGCGGCCAGCAGGGCGTCGGCGTAGGCGTACCGCAGGCGCGCGGTCCACGGGTGCACGGCGCTGGAAGCCAGCTCGGGGCTCTGCAGCGTCACGATGGCCGCGTCGAGCTGCCCCAGGTCGCGGCGGGCGCCGGCGGCCACGAGCCGCATCTCGACCTGACCGGCCTTGTCGAGCTTCTGCACCTCGGGTTCGCCGGCCATGGCCAGCGCACGCTCGGGCCGGCCGAGGCCGCGCTCGCAGTCGGCCATGACGGGCCACAGCTCCACGCCACCGCTCATCCGGCGGGCGGCACGGAACTCGGCCAGCGCCTCGGAGTACTTCTGCGTCGCGTACGCGGCGAAGCCGGCGGCCTCGCGCACGGCGGCGACACGGGAGGCGAGCCGCAGGGCGACGCGCGAGTACCCGTACGCCTGCTCCGGGTCCTCGTCGATCAGCTGGGCGACCATGACCAGGTTGCGGGAGACGTCCTCGGCCAGCCCCTTGGGCAGGCTCATCAGCTCCTGACGCACGTCCGGGTCGATCTCCTCACCGGTGACCTCCGGCGGGATCGGCAGACGCTTGATGGGCGCGCGGTCGCTGCGCTCCCGGTCACCACGGTCGTCACGGCGCCCGTAGCCACCCCGGTCGTCGCGGCCACGGAACCCACCACGGCTGTCGCCGCCACGGTCGTCCCGGCCACGGAACCCACCGCCGCGGTTGTCGCCGCCACGGTCGTCGCGCCGGAAGCCACCGCCACGGTTGTCGTCCCGACGGAACGAGGAGGGACGCTCGTCACGCCGGTCGTCACGACGGAACCCACCGCCACCGCCGCGGTTGTCGCCGCCACGGTCGTCACGCTGACCGTACGAGGGACGCTCATCCCGACGGAACGACGAAGGACGCTCATCACGCCGGTCGTCACGACGGAAGCCGCCGCCACGGTTGTCCCCGCCACGGTCGTCACGCTGACCGTACGAGGGACGCTCATCCCGACGGAACGACGAAGGACGCTCATCACGCCGGTCATCGCGACGGAACCCACCGCCACCACCACGGTTGTCGCCACCACGGTCGTCACGGCGGAAGCCACCGCCACGGTTGTCGCCACCGCGGTTGTCGCCACCACGGTCATCGCGGCGGAAGCCGCCACCACGGTTGTCCCCGCCACGGTCGTCACGCTGACCGTACGAGGGACGCTCATCCCGACGGAACGAAGGACGCTCATCACGCCGATCGTCACGACGGAACCCGCCGCCACCGCGATTGTCGCCGCCACGGCTGTCGCCACCACGGTTGTCGTCGCGGCGGAAGCCGCCACCACGGTTGTCGCCACCGCGGTTGTCGTCCCGGCGGAAGCCACCGCCACCGCCACGGTTGTCCCCGCCACGGTCGTCACGACGGAAGCCGCCGCCACGGTTGTCCCCGCCACGGCTGTCGCCACCACGGTTGTCATCCCGGCGGAAGCCACCGCCACGGCTGTCGCCACCGCGGTTGTCGCCACCACGGTCATCGCGGCGGAAGCCGCCACCACGGTTGTCCCCGCCACGGTCGTCACGCTGACCGTACGAGGGACGCTCATCCCGACGGAACGAAGGACGCTCATCACGCCGATCGTCACGACGGAACCCACCGCCACCGCGATTGTCCCCGCCACGGTTGTCGTCGCGGCGGAAGCCGCCACCACGGTTGTCGCCACCGCGGTTGTCGTCGCGACGGAAGCCACCGCCACCGCCACGGTTGTCCCCACCACGGTCATCGCGGCGGAAGCCGCCACCACGGTTGTCGCCGCCACGGCTGTCGCCACCACGGTTGTCATCCCGGCGGAAGCCACCACCGCGGTTGTCGTCGCGACGGAAGCCACCTCCGCCGCTACGGTTGTCGTCACGGCGCGGCCCACGGAAGCCGCCCCGGTCGCCACCGGCACCGTCCCCGCGACGCGGCTCGCGCTCCGGACGGTCGTCGGGAGAGTTGGTGGACATCGGTGTGACTCCTGTCTTCGGGTACTGCAGTCATTCTCGCGCAGCCGGCACTCGGCCGCGCATCGGAAAAGTCAAGCAAAAAACAAAAGGACCCCTGGTCCCAGCGTGAACGCTGGGACCAGGGGTCCTGAAGAATTGTTCGGCGGCGTCCTACTCTCCCACAGGGTCCCCCCTGCAGTACCATCGGCGCTGAAAGGCTTAGCTTCCGGGTTCGGAATGTAACCGGGCGTTTCCCTAACGCTATGACCACCGAAACCCTATCGGTTTCGAGCGAACAAGCACACTCTGTAGTTATGTTCTAGCTCTAGAAACCAGCAACCGTTCGTTGCTTCAGAACTAACACAGTGGACGCGAGCAACTGAGGACAAGCCCTCGGCCTATTAGTACCGGTCAGCTCCACCCATTACTGGGCTTCCACATCCGGCCTATCAACCCAGTCGTCTACTGGGAGCCTTACCCTCTCAAGGAGGTGGGAATACTCATCTCGAAGCAGGCTTCCCGCTTAGATGCTTTCAGCGGTTATCCCTCCCGAACGTAGCCAACCAGCCATGCCCTTGGCAGGACAACTGGCACACCAGAGGTTCGTCCGTCCCGGTCCTCTCGTACTAGGGACAGCCCTTCTCAATATTCCTACGCGCGCAGCGGATAGGGACCGAACTGTCTCACGACGTTCTAAACCCAGCTCGCGTACCGCTTTAATGGGCGAACAGCCCAACCCTTGGGACCGACTCCAGCCCCAGGATGCGACGAGCCGACATCGAGGTGCCAAACCATCCCGTCGATATGGACTCTTGGGGAAGATCAGCCTGTTATCCCCGGGGTACCTTTTATCCGTTGAGCGACGGCGCTTCCACAAGCCACCGCCGGATCACTAGTCCCGACTTTCGTCCCTGCTCGACCCGTCGGTCTCACAGTCAAGCTCCCTTGTGCACTTACACTCAACACCTGATTGCCAACCAGGCTGAGGGAACCTTTGGGCGCCTCCGTTACTCTTTGGGAGGCAACCGCCCCAGTTAAACTACCCATCAGACACTGTCCCTGATCCGGATCACGGACCGAGGTTAGACATCCAGCACGACCAGAGTGGTATTTCAACGGCGACTCCACAACCACTGGCGTGGCTGCTTCAAAGTCTCCCACCTATCCTACACAAGCCGAACCGAACACCAATATCAAACTGTAGTAAAGGTCCCGGGGTCTTTCCGTCCTGCTGCGCGAAACGAGCATCTTTACTCGTAGTGCAATTTCACCGGGCCTATGGTTGAGACAGTCGAGAAGTCGTTACGCCATTCGTGCAGGTCGGAACTTACCCGACAAGGAATTTCGCTACCTTAGGATGGTTATAGTTACCACCGCCGTTTACTGGCGCTTAAGTTCTCAGCTTCGCCACACCGAAATGTGACTAACCGGTCCCCTTAACGTTCCAGCACCGGGCAGGCGTCAGTCCGTATACATCGCCTTACGGCTTCGCACGGACCTGTGTTTTTAGTAAACAGTCGCTTCTCGCTGGTCTCTGCGGCCACCCCCAGCTCAGAGTGCAAGACTCATCACCAGACGTGGCCCCCCTTCTCCCGAAGTTACGGGGGCATTTTGCCGAGTTCCTTAACCATAGTTCACCCGAACGCCTCGGTATTCTCTACCTGACCACCTGAGTCGGTTTAGGGTACGGGCCGCCATGAAACTCGCTAGAGGCTTTTCTCGACAGCATAGGATCATCCACTTCACCACAATCGGCTCGGCATCAGGTCTCAGGCTATGTGCTGTCCGGATTTACCTGGACAACGCCCTACACCCTTACCCCGGGACTACCACCGCCCGGGCTGGACTACCTTCCTGCGTCACCCCATCGCTTACCTACTACCACCTTGGATCAGCGGCTCCACCACTTTCCTTTCCCCGAAGGGTCCGGAACGGCTTCACGGCCTTAGCATTAATGGATTCGATACTGGGCGTTTCAAAGCGGGTACCGGAATATCAACCGGTTGTCCATCGACTACGCCTGTCGGCCTCGCCTTAGGTCCCGACTTACCCTGGGCAGATCAGCTTGACCCAGGAACCCTTAGTCAATCGGCGCACACGTTTCTCACGTGTGTATCGCTACTCATGCCTGCATTCTCACTCGTGAACCGTCCACAACTCGCTTCCGCGGCTGCTTCACCCGGCACACGACGCTCCCCTACCCATCACAGCGCCCGTTGGGGCTCATGCTGCAATGACACGACTTCGGCGGTACGCTTGAGCCCCGCTACATTGTCGGCGCGGAATCACTTGACCAGTGAGCTATTACGCACTCTTTCAAGGGTGGCTGCTTCTAAGCCAACCTCCTGGTTGTCTCTGCGACTCCACATCCTTTCCCACTTAGCGTACGCTTAGGGGCCTTAGTCGATGCTCTGGGCTGTTTCCCTCTCGACCATGGAGCTTATCCCCCACAGTCTCACTGCCGTGCTCTCACTTACCGGCATTCGGAGTTTGGCTAAGGTCAGTAACCCGGTAGGGCCCATCGCCTATCCAGTGCTCTACCTCCGGCAAGAAACACACGACGCTGCACCTAAATGCATTTCGGGGAGAACCAGCTATCACGGAGTTTGATTGGCCTTTCACCCCTAACCACAGGTCATCCCCCAGGTTTTCAACCCTGGTGGGTTCGGTCCTCCACGAAGTCTTACCTCCGCTTCAACCTGCCCATGGCTAGATCACTCCGCTTCGGGTCTTGAGCGCGCTACTGAATCGCCCTGTTCGGACTCGCTTTCGCTACGGCTTCCCCACACGGGTTAACCTCGCAACGCACCGCAAACTCGCAGGCTCATTCTTCAAAAGGCACGCAGTCACGACCCATTGAGTAAACTCAATGAGCGACGCTCCCACGGCTTGTAGGCACACGGTTTCAGGTACTATTTCACTCCGCTCCCGCGGTACTTTTCACCATTCCCTCACGGTACTATCCGCTATCGGTCACCAGGGAATATTTAGGCTTAGCGGGTGGTCCCGCCAGATTCACACGGGATTTCTCGGGCCCCGTGCTACTTGGGTGTCTCTCAAACGAGCCGTTAATGTTTCAGCTACGGGGGTCTTACCCTCTACGCCGGACCTTTCGCATGTCCTTCGCCTACATCAACGGTTTCTGACTCGTCTCACAGCCGGCAGACTGTGAAAGAGAGATCCCACAACCCCGCATGCGCAACCCCTGCCGGGTATCACACGCATACGGTTTGGCCTCATCCGGTTTCGCTCGCCACTACTCCCGGAATCACGGTTGTTTTCTCTTCCTGAGGGTACTGAGATGTTTCACTTCCCCTCGTTCCCTCCACATGCCCTATGTGTTCAGGCATGGGTGACAGCCCATGACGACTGCCGGGTTTCCCCATTCGGAAACCCCCGGATCAAAGCCTGGTTGACGGCTCCCCGGGGACTATCGTGGCCTCCCACGTCCTTCATCGGTTCCTGGTGCCAAGGCATCCACCGTGCGCCCTTAAAAACTTGGCCACAGATGCTCGCGTCCACTGTGTAGTTCTCAAGCAACGACCAGCCACCCATCACCCTGATCCATAAGAACCA contains:
- the recN gene encoding DNA repair protein RecN, whose translation is MVWGVLEEMRIRSLGVIDDAVVELSPGFTAVTGETGAGKTMVVTSLGLLLGGRADPALVRIGAASAVVEGRISVPPGAPAAVRAEEAGAELDDGVLLVSRTVSAEGRSRAHLGGRSVPVGLLAELADELVAVHGQTDQQGLLKPARQRGALDRYAGGAVSGPLAAYGEAYRRLRAITGELDEITTRARERAQEADLLRFGLGEIEAVAPRAGEDTELAAEAERLGHAEALASAAALAHAALAGVPEDPESVDATTLVAGAGRALEAVRSHDPALAALADRMGEISILLGDVATELAGYADNLDADPLRLAAVEERRALLTQLTRKYGEDIATVLVWAEESADRLGELDGDDDRVEELTAERDRLRDELSVLAQRLTDARTETAARFADAVTAELASLAMPHARVSFAIAQTEDPEGVEVGGRRVAYGPSGADEVELLLAPHPGAPPRPIAKGASGGELSRVMLAVEVVFAGVDPVPTYLFDEVDAGVGGKAAVEIGRRLAKLARSAQVVVVTHLPQVAAFADRQLLVEKTNDGSVTRSGVTVLEGEERVRELSRMLAGQEDSETARAHAEELLATARADG
- a CDS encoding NAD kinase, translating into MSSTATAPETAPRTVFLLAHTGRPAAVRSAELVVLGLLRCGIGVRVLEAEAADLPLPPSVEKVPEACSDALDGCELLVVLGGDGTLLRGAEFSRASGVPMLGVNLGRVGFLAEAERDDLDKVVDRVVTKAYEVEERMTLDVVVYENGDVLHRDWALNEAAVQKVSPERMLEVVLAIDGRPVTGFGCDGVICATPTGSTAYAFSAGGPVVWPEVEALLMVPIGAHALFAKPLITTPESVLAVEVEPHTPHGVLWCDGRRTVELPAGARVEVRRGAVPVRLARLHHASFTDRLVAKFALPVSGWRGGAR
- a CDS encoding TlyA family RNA methyltransferase; its protein translation is MAGVARRRLDAELVRRKLARSREHASQLIAAGRVTVGKTVATKPATQVETAAAIVVVPDDSDPDYVSRGGHKLAGAFAAFVPLGLKVEGRRALDAGASTGGFTDVLLRAGAAHVVAVDVGYGQLAWSLQSDERVTVKDRTNVRELTVEAIDGVPVDLVVGDLSFIPLGLVLPALTACTAPGADLVLMVKPQFEVGKERLGTGGVVRSTELRADAVKNVARRAAELGLGVLGVTASPLPGPSGNVEYFLWLRAGAPALDPADVDRAVAEGPR
- a CDS encoding SCP2 sterol-binding domain-containing protein, which produces MATITECRGALEKLSDNLARADGDVRGAAALDRTLSCHVTDLDSTFTGRLADGRIHVESTVEGPPRSRAQIRLAMTGDDLVAMVGGELNFAKAWASGRVKLEAGFRDLLRLRSLL
- a CDS encoding ABC transporter ATP-binding protein — protein: MDGRQQRLSAESVTLAYEQRVIARELSVEIPDHSFTVIVGPNACGKSTLLRALSRMLKPTRGRVLLDGRSIHSLPAKKVAKTLGLLPQTSVAPDGITVADLVARGRYPHQGLLRQWSPEDERITRESMEATGVAELAGRYVDELSGGQRQRVWIAMALAQQTPLLLLDEPTTYLDIQHQIDVLDLCAELHETQGRTLVAVLHDLNHAARYATHLIAVRDGEVVAEGPPAEVVTAELVERVFGLRCQVIDDPETGTPLVVPAGRKARAPRPEGASEPVGQAQGPVVQEPALRK
- a CDS encoding HAD hydrolase-like protein encodes the protein MTVRDGQGQQDVGGNRPGGSALPLSEAYDTALLDLDGVVYAGGEAVPHAVDALGTARAGGMHLAYVTNNALRTPDAVAEHLTELGVPAEAGDVITSAQAVARLIADDVPAGSRVLVIGGEGLRVALRERGLVPVDSADDGPVAVVQGYGGPDMPWARFAEASYAVARGLPWYASNTDLTIPGARGIGPGNGAAVEVVRIATGGRVEPKVAGKPLPPMHRETVLRTGARRPLVVGDRLDTDIEGAFNGGVDSLLVLTGVTDVPQLLRAVPEHRPTYVGADLRGLLVAQPEVVADGDGGFVCGGWRASVSGGELVLDGAEAAGADVMDGVRALCGAAWSAADAGGTADAGKALARIGL